From the genome of Rubripirellula reticaptiva:
TTCTGCAACGCGACACTACTGTGAAAGACAACATTCGCGGCAAACGTATGCGAGCGGGATGGGATGACGCCGTCCTGGATGGCATTTACGCCGGATTTAACCGCACTTGAACGTGCGATTGCCCTGCCTCCCCTTCCACTTTGATTTTTCCGTGTTTCCTAACCCCATGTTTCTTCGTAAGCTACTGCGTTGAAGCCTACAGTTACGTTGGCGCCGTCCAGGCAGAGGGGGCGTTTCACGAGGTAACCGTTCCCGGTCAGCAACTTCAACGCTTCCTTCGGAGACATCGTCGGTAACTGTTCCTTCATGTTGAGCTCCCGGTATTGGCCGCCCGACTTGTTGAAAAGATCGTTGATCTGATAACCCGCCGCCAAAGCTTTTTTGAGTTCGACCTGCTTGGGTGGCTGTTCAGTGATATCAATGAAATCATAGGCAATGTTTTTCTCATCCAGCCATTTCATAGCTTTCCGGCAAGTTCCGCATTTCTTGTAACCGTAGAATTTCATCACGACTCCATGTGTAATGATTGGGGTGTATTGGGCTGCTCGCCGCCATCTCTCGAGGGAAGAAAAGATCGCGAGGCGGAACAGGACCGTTTCTGAAAAAAGAATATGACCGTTGACTCCACAGGGGCAACCTACGAGCAAGAAAAGTTGGACGGTATTTTTTTGTTGGCGGGTAGATTCAAGTCGTTCCGGGTTCAATCAGACGAGCACTTTATGGCGTTTGCAAGCTACGTTGATCGCAACGCTGCTGCCGGCCATCGGTGTGCGCGTCTGGAGGACTGGAGATTGGGATCTTGCATCACCGGCATTGCACGACGAGTCGCGCGAAAAAAGTGCGTTTGCTCGAAGCCGCTGTCCCTCTTTCTTTACCCGTTTGGCGCTAACCGTTGAGAGGCGGCTGAGACCGTCGAGTAACTGTGCGTATAGGCGCGCGTCGCACGTCTCATCGTGCGCTCATTGGACGTGCCCGCGCGTTGACCAAGTCGATTCGATCGATCCTGTGCGATGGTATCGCGTTTGCACTGGTGGATTGAGAGCTGTGGAAACGCAACCATCCGGGAGAGCCTGTCATGTCGGGATTGAATGTTAACAAGATCGTAGCGCCAATCGATTTCAGTGATCGTTCCGATGCCGCCCTCCATCGAGCCGTCGAAATCGCTGGCAGCGAAGGACTTGTTGAAGCCGTTCACGTGCTTCTTCCGCTGTCCACGATGGAACCTGGGAATCTTTTTGGCGGCATCACCGACCAATCACGTATTGAGGCCATCTTGAAGAGCATGCGAGATCGGTTTTCTGACGAGAAGTTCGCTCGCGTGACGCATCACGTCCTACTTGGGGATCCGGGTAGCGAGATCACTGCCTTCGCGGAGCGGCAGGCAGCAGACCTCGTTGTTCTCTCTTCTCATGGCTACGGATTCCTCAAGCATTTGATGCTGGGATCAGTCGCCGAGCGAGTTGTTCGCCTTGCAAAGTGCCCAGTACTTGTGCTGAAATCGTGATGCACACTCCTCCGCTGCAGCTGCGAAAAGAACAAAAGGGACGGAGGTCAATTCAGAAACGATTGCCATCCCAATAAGATTCAGCACAAGATTTGCGAAGTTCTTTTAACACCTCTTGGACACAACGTTTCTGCACGCCGGGTCGACTCAAAGAACGAGTAAAGACGATGTCTGACGTCGGTCCAGATGCTCAGCGTCGGCAGCGTGAAATATTTCGCAAATGCTTCGTCCCTTGTTAGAGCATCTGCTACACGGCGAGTGCGACCGCGACAAAGCCAACAACCGCACGTTCCACTGCGATCAGTACTGGATGTTGGTGTTGCTTTATGTCCTCAACCCGACCATTTGGTCGCTTCGCTCGTTGGCGGCGGCCAGCGAGCTGACCAATCTTCAAAAAGAAGCTCGGCAACGCCAAGAGCTCGCTCGGTTCACTCGTCAATAAATTGCCGTCGTTGATCGCCGTTTCGTTGCTGTAGCAGACGACCGACAGCGCGACCATTCACTGGCGTTTGCACGCTCACTTTGAGTTGGCCAGCTTCGCTCCCACGAAGGTGACGGTGACGCCTAACGGGAGAGCATCGCGCTGCTTTACACGTGCGGCTGGACCGCGGAAGTAATTTTTTTCCGGTTCTACAAGCAATGAAAGGTCGCGCTCGTTTGACCAGCCACAGCCACAGCCAGAACGGAATTGAAATCCAGGTTGACTATTCGGTGATTGCCTGTTTGCTGATGAATCGGTGTACCGGCGGTCGGCCAAGCAAACCCAGGTTTGAAATGATTAGCTTCTACTTCACGGGACTGGCAAGCGAAGAAGAGTTAATCGCTCGTTTAGAGAAACTGAAAGCAACCGAAGAGAAAAGGTCGCTTCAGAAAACAAGCAGCAATCGCCACGGTGAGTCTTGCAGCCAAAACATCGCCAGCGTCAATGCTTCGCAGTTGGCAATTGACGTATTGTAGCGATCGAGCCAAAGTTCGAATGGCAAGCCAAAACTCATCTTGCGAACCGCAACGCTATCGACGGTTCAATGCCGTGCCGAACACTGTTGTCCCCGTCCCGTTTTATTGCCCTGCTTGCCGGCAGGCAAGGCGGCCGTCGTTTGTCGAAATCTTGCAATGGAGCAATTTGCGTGGATAGGGCGTTCGGAACTGAGTCCCGATAGGAGTCCACGTCCTGGTTCGTATCTGCCTGAAGCCTTTTCTTTCTCGGAATGATCGAAGAGAGCGTACAATCGTCAGAGTCGTGGGGGCAATTGTTGTGCTGTCTGTCCCAGGTGTAACCAACTACTGGCGTGGCTTGATATGAACCTTGTTCGTTTAAAATTGATTTCGTGCTTGTTGATTGTCGTGTGCTACGCGATCGACAGGGCACCTCATTGTCGTGCTCAGCGCGCCATCGGAATGGCCGACCCTATTTATAGTCTTTCGATTGAAAGTCGTTTGGCAGAGTCGTGGGATGGCAAGCAATCGGTTGATTGGGATCGCTCAGCCTCATTGGCACTGTTGTCCAAAACTGCCTACGACGACGATCTTGAATTGATGAAGTTCACAGCCAAAGGCATGGGATTCGATGATTGTAAGCTTTTTGAAAAACGCAACTCCGCAGGTCACGCATTGATCGGCACGAATGTCGTCTTATTTGCATTTCGGGGAACTGAGTTCACTTCGCTTGCAGATTGGAAAACAGACGCATACGCTCAAACGGTTTCAGTAACGGGAGTTGGCGAGATTCATAGTGGTTTCAATACTGCCTATGAGTATCTTCGCAGCGACGTTGAACGAGTGATTCGTGAGAATCCGGGAAAGACGATTTGGGTCACTGGGCATTCGCTTGGCGGTGCGATGGCCGTCATTTGTGCAATGCGTTGCAAGCAATCCAATTTAGGTAACGTCAGAATCATTACATTTGGCCAACCGCGAGTAGGAAACAATAGCACGGCGCGTTGGATCGACAGCAATTTTTCAAATTCGTACCAGCGTTTTGTAAACGATCAGGATCTGGTGCCACGGTTGCCGCCAGCACGATTCTTCCAGTACGCCGACGCTGGGAAGTTCATCATCGTTGGTCAGGGTTCCGTGTATGGCGCTGTCGCAGGTGGTGCAGGAAACGACAGCGAAAAGATTGTCTACACGGTAGATGCCCCGCAGTTGGCGGGTGGTTCTGTGGATCGACCGCGCGCCGCGTACAATTCCAACGCAACGAACAGCGACCTGACGGAAGTTTATCAAACGCGTAACACACCTCTTCCGCTGACCGGTAGCGAACTGGATTTGTTGATCCAAGCAGAAGTGGAGCTAAAGTCGCAGGCTGGAAAACCATCACTTTTTTTTCCAGATAAAGAAGGGGAGCCCGAACTACGTGTTGGAAGTTTCGGAGCTCCGGGAGCTATCTATGGAGGCATTTACGGAACGAAGGAAAAGTTCACCGACCACCAGATTGCTGGCTACCTTGCTGTCATTCGCAAGAGCCGCGACGAATAGGAAATATGATTCACGGCGAGGTTTATACTCGAATTCGCGTTTGCCGCATCTGAACTTGAGTCGGACGCCTTTTATTGCTATCGCCTGCAGCAGAAGTGGATCACGGGAAATTCAGAGACGGCACTCGTCCCGAACGGCACTTGATCCGCAGCAATGCCATGCCGCGTCAGGTGCTATTCGCTTTAGCCGAGACTCAAAGACGCCCGTCGCTCCATGCTCGCCCGTCTTAACCACGGAGACCGTCAGGCCTGCCCGTATGCTTTGCCTCATGCCACTGCTTCCAAGGTTTCCTGATCACTCAATCACGACCAGTAAATCTCCCGTCTCGACTTGAGCCCCGCTCTTGATCAGAACTTCGGAAACCGTGCCGTCCTGTTCGGCATTGATCATCGTTTCCATCTTCATCGCTTCGAGCGTGAGAAGCTTTTGGCCTTTTTTGACTCCGTCGCCTGGTTTGACCGCAACAGCGACCACCATGCCAGGCATCGTGCTGCCAACATGATTCTTATTCGAGGGATCAGCTTTGGCAGCTTTGACGATGTCCGTTTCCAAGCTGTGATCAGTGATGGTGACTTCGCGCGGCTGGCCATTGAGTTCAAAGAAGACCGTTCGAGTCCCATCGGCGTGTGGATTGCCGATCGTTAAAAATCGAATGATTAACGTCTTGCCTTCTTCGATATCGATTGCAATTTCTTCGCCCAGTTCTAGGCCGTAGAAAAAGTTTGGTGTTGGCAAAATACTGACGTCGCCAAACTTCAATTGATGAGCAGCGAAGTCCTCGAATACTCGCTCGTACAACAACCACTGCACGACTTCACGTTCCAACGGGTCACGCTGAACAAGTTCTTTGACCTTCGTTCGGGCGGCATCAAAGTCGGCAGGCGGAATCGTGTCTCCGGGGCGGCCCTCGAACTCCTTTTTCCCAAGCAGAACACGATCCTTAACGGCCTGCGGGAATCCGCCGGGCGGTTGGCCCATTCCGCCACCGATCAAGTCAATCACGCTGGCCGGAAACGCGATATCTCGATCGGCATTGAGTACATCGTCATTGGTCAGTTCGTTAGCGACCATGAACAATGCCATGTCGCCGACAGCTTTGCTGGTCGGCGTCACCTTAACGATGTCGCCGAACAATTGGTTTACCCCAGCGTAAACCTTACAGACCTCCGCCCAACGATCCGCCAAGCCAAGTGCTCGAGCCTGTTGGAACAGGTTGGTGTACTGCCCGCCCGGCATTTCGTGTTGATACAAGTCGGCGGTCGCAGGCAACACTTGACTCTCAAACGGAGTATAGAACTCGCGGGTCGCACGCCAGTAGTCCGCCACCGCGTCAATGGATTCGGTATTGAGTCCCGTGCAGCGATCGCCGTATCGCAACATTTCAGCCACGGTGTTCAGGTTCGGCTGACTGGTTCCGCCGGACATCGGAGCCATCGCACAATCAGCAATATCCAACCCGACTTTGCTGCCCTCCAGGATCGACGCGGCTTGAATGCCGGCCGTGTCATGGGTGTGGAAGTGAACGGGGATTCCCACTTCTTCTCGCAGTGTCTTGACCAGCGCCGATGCTGCTGCGGGTTTGCACAGACCGGCCATGTCCTTGATGGCCAAAATGTGAGCGCCCATGCTTTCCAATTCTTTGGCAAGCCCGACGTAGTACTTCATGTCATACTTGTTGCGGTGCGGATTGGTCAGGTCGCCGCTGTAGCAGAGGCTTGCCTCGCAAAGCATGCCACTGTCGATCACCGCTTCCATCGCAACCTTCATATTGGGGACGTAGTTCAGCGCATCGAAGACGCGGAACAAATCCATGCCACACTGCGCAGACTCTTTGACGCAAGCTGAAACGACGTTGTCAGCGTAATTGGTGTAGCCCAGCGCACTGGAAGCTCGCAACAACATCTGAGTCAGGATGTTGGGTACCTTCGCGCGGAAATCGGCGAGTCGTTGCCACGGGCATTCTTTCAAGAATCGCATCGACGTATCAAACGTCGCACCGCCCCACATTTCCAAACTGAACAGATCGCTGCAATTCCGAGCGTACGCATCACCAATCTGCAAAAGATCATACGTTCGCATCCGAGTCGCCAATAGCGATTGGTGAGCATCGCGGAAAGTGGTGTCCGTAATCAGAAGCCGCTTTTCGTCGCGGATCCATTTCGAGAATCCTTCGGCACCTAGCTCTTTGAACTTGTCGCGAGAACCCTTCGGGATCGGTTGGGCATGATCCACCTTCGGCAGCGGTGCTGGTTCACGCCGAATCGCCATCGGCCGATCTTTCACCAAGTCACATCCATTGACCATCGTCTCGGCGAGGTAGGTCAGCACCTTGGTGGCACGGTTTTGTTTTGCATCAAATTGAAACAGATCTGGAGTTTCGTCAATGAACCTGGTCGTGCAGTTGCCACTGGTGAAGGTGGGATGCGACAGCGTTTTCAGCAAGAACGGGATATTGGTTTTCACACCGCGAATACGAAACTCACGAAGCGCCCGTTTCATGATGCCAATGGATCCTTGAAAGTTGCGACCGCGTGCGGTGACTTTGGTCAGCAGCGAATCATAGAACGGATTGACGACCGCTCCGGAAAATGCACTGCCCGCGTCCAGTCGAACCCCCATGCCGCTGGCGGATCGATAGTGGGCAACGCGACCATAGTCGGGCATGAAATTGTTTTCGGGATCCTCCGTCGTGACTCGGCACTGGATCGCAAAACCGTTCAGTTTGATCGAGTCCTGCGACGGGATATCGATCTCGGGATCCGAAAGCTTCTTCCCTTGCGCGACCATAATCTGCGACTTCACGATGTCGATCCCGGTTACCTCTTCGGTGACCGTATGCTCAACCTGAATTCGCGGATTAACTTCGATGAAATAAAATTTCTGTTCGTCCGCATCGACCAAAAACTCAACCGTTCCGGCGCAGCTATAGTTGGACTCGCGGCCGATCTTTAGAGCCGCTTCTAGCATGCCTTGACGCAGCGGTTCGCTGAGGTCAGGTGCCGGCGCCAGTTCGATGACTTTCTGGTGCCGTCGCTGCACCGAACAGTCTCGTTCAAAGAGATGAACCAAGTTGCCGTGTTCATCACCAAGCAATTGGACCTCGATATGTTTGGCCCGAGCGATGAATTTTTCGATAAACA
Proteins encoded in this window:
- a CDS encoding universal stress protein; its protein translation is MSGLNVNKIVAPIDFSDRSDAALHRAVEIAGSEGLVEAVHVLLPLSTMEPGNLFGGITDQSRIEAILKSMRDRFSDEKFARVTHHVLLGDPGSEITAFAERQAADLVVLSSHGYGFLKHLMLGSVAERVVRLAKCPVLVLKS
- a CDS encoding Spx/MgsR family RNA polymerase-binding regulatory protein — translated: MKFYGYKKCGTCRKAMKWLDEKNIAYDFIDITEQPPKQVELKKALAAGYQINDLFNKSGGQYRELNMKEQLPTMSPKEALKLLTGNGYLVKRPLCLDGANVTVGFNAVAYEETWG
- a CDS encoding pyruvate carboxylase, producing the protein MPAIKKLLVANRSEIAIRVFRSASEIGIRTVAIYSHEDRYALHRFKADEAYKIGNQGEPIRAYLDIESIVQLAKDVGADAIHPGYGFLSERAEFAKACAEAGIKFIGPSVESLQGLGDKTSARAIAIKADVPILGGTQGAVDDLTEAQVAAEKVGFPVMIKASHGGGGRGMRVVRKAEDFAQAFESARNEALTAFGNAEVFIEKFIARAKHIEVQLLGDEHGNLVHLFERDCSVQRRHQKVIELAPAPDLSEPLRQGMLEAALKIGRESNYSCAGTVEFLVDADEQKFYFIEVNPRIQVEHTVTEEVTGIDIVKSQIMVAQGKKLSDPEIDIPSQDSIKLNGFAIQCRVTTEDPENNFMPDYGRVAHYRSASGMGVRLDAGSAFSGAVVNPFYDSLLTKVTARGRNFQGSIGIMKRALREFRIRGVKTNIPFLLKTLSHPTFTSGNCTTRFIDETPDLFQFDAKQNRATKVLTYLAETMVNGCDLVKDRPMAIRREPAPLPKVDHAQPIPKGSRDKFKELGAEGFSKWIRDEKRLLITDTTFRDAHQSLLATRMRTYDLLQIGDAYARNCSDLFSLEMWGGATFDTSMRFLKECPWQRLADFRAKVPNILTQMLLRASSALGYTNYADNVVSACVKESAQCGMDLFRVFDALNYVPNMKVAMEAVIDSGMLCEASLCYSGDLTNPHRNKYDMKYYVGLAKELESMGAHILAIKDMAGLCKPAAASALVKTLREEVGIPVHFHTHDTAGIQAASILEGSKVGLDIADCAMAPMSGGTSQPNLNTVAEMLRYGDRCTGLNTESIDAVADYWRATREFYTPFESQVLPATADLYQHEMPGGQYTNLFQQARALGLADRWAEVCKVYAGVNQLFGDIVKVTPTSKAVGDMALFMVANELTNDDVLNADRDIAFPASVIDLIGGGMGQPPGGFPQAVKDRVLLGKKEFEGRPGDTIPPADFDAARTKVKELVQRDPLEREVVQWLLYERVFEDFAAHQLKFGDVSILPTPNFFYGLELGEEIAIDIEEGKTLIIRFLTIGNPHADGTRTVFFELNGQPREVTITDHSLETDIVKAAKADPSNKNHVGSTMPGMVVAVAVKPGDGVKKGQKLLTLEAMKMETMINAEQDGTVSEVLIKSGAQVETGDLLVVIE
- a CDS encoding lipase family protein; the encoded protein is MADPIYSLSIESRLAESWDGKQSVDWDRSASLALLSKTAYDDDLELMKFTAKGMGFDDCKLFEKRNSAGHALIGTNVVLFAFRGTEFTSLADWKTDAYAQTVSVTGVGEIHSGFNTAYEYLRSDVERVIRENPGKTIWVTGHSLGGAMAVICAMRCKQSNLGNVRIITFGQPRVGNNSTARWIDSNFSNSYQRFVNDQDLVPRLPPARFFQYADAGKFIIVGQGSVYGAVAGGAGNDSEKIVYTVDAPQLAGGSVDRPRAAYNSNATNSDLTEVYQTRNTPLPLTGSELDLLIQAEVELKSQAGKPSLFFPDKEGEPELRVGSFGAPGAIYGGIYGTKEKFTDHQIAGYLAVIRKSRDE